In uncultured Cohaesibacter sp., a genomic segment contains:
- the purL gene encoding phosphoribosylformylglycinamidine synthase subunit PurL, producing MSKNEPQITPELIAAHGLKPEEYNHILELIGREPTFTEFGIFSAMWNEHCSYKSSKKWLRTLPTKGPRVLQGPGENAGVVDIDDGQAVVFKMESHNHPSYIEPYQGAATGVGGILRDVFTMGARPIAAMNSLRFGVPEHERTRHVVSGVVAGVGGYGNSFGVPTVGGEVNFHASYNGNCLVNAFAAGLADSDKIFLSEAKGVGMPVVYLGAKTGRDGVGGATMASAEFDDDSEEKRPTVQVGDPFSEKRLMEATLELMKTGAVIAIQDMGAAGLTCSAVEMGAKGNLGIDLDLDKVPNREENMTPYEMMLSESQERMLMVLHPEKREAAEAVFRKWELDFAECGMTTDTLRFRIFHQGEMVADLPIKELGDEAPEYDRPWVETPKAAKLDNATVEAPKDLLESLVAMVGCKNLSSRRWVWEQYDTMIQGNTRQRPGGDAGVIRVDGSTKGLAFTVDVTPRYCKADPFEGGKQAVAEAWRNLNAVGAEPLATTDNLNFGNPEKPEIMGQFVGCIKGVGAACEALDMPIVSGNVSLYNETSGEAILPTPAIGAVGLLPDVMVSVGNGFVAEGDAILLVGGHGSEMGQSSYLSELYGREEGAPPPVDLAVEKKHGTFVRQAIRAGEINAAHDISDGGLGVAVAEMAIRAGLGCTIELPSEDTHIAFYAEDQARYLITCDKDGVEALIAKAKAAGVPLEQIGSVAGEKLTVAGLGSVDVSTLATAHESWFPAYMAQ from the coding sequence ATGAGCAAGAACGAACCACAGATCACGCCGGAACTGATCGCCGCTCATGGCCTGAAACCCGAAGAATACAACCATATTCTCGAGCTGATCGGCCGTGAGCCGACCTTCACCGAATTCGGTATTTTTTCGGCCATGTGGAACGAGCATTGTTCCTACAAGTCATCCAAGAAATGGCTGCGCACCCTGCCAACCAAGGGTCCACGCGTGCTGCAGGGCCCCGGCGAAAACGCTGGCGTGGTCGACATCGACGATGGTCAGGCCGTTGTTTTCAAGATGGAAAGCCACAACCACCCCTCCTACATCGAACCCTACCAGGGCGCAGCCACCGGCGTTGGCGGCATCCTGCGTGACGTCTTCACCATGGGTGCCCGTCCAATCGCGGCCATGAACTCCCTGCGTTTCGGTGTGCCCGAGCATGAGCGCACCCGTCACGTGGTTTCCGGCGTTGTCGCCGGTGTTGGCGGCTATGGCAACAGCTTCGGCGTTCCCACCGTTGGCGGCGAAGTCAACTTCCATGCCTCCTACAATGGCAACTGCCTTGTCAACGCCTTTGCAGCAGGCCTTGCCGACAGCGACAAGATCTTCCTCTCGGAAGCCAAGGGCGTCGGCATGCCGGTCGTCTATCTGGGTGCCAAGACCGGTCGTGACGGCGTCGGCGGTGCCACCATGGCCTCGGCCGAATTCGACGATGACAGCGAAGAGAAGCGTCCTACCGTTCAGGTTGGCGACCCGTTCAGCGAAAAGCGCCTGATGGAAGCCACCCTCGAGCTGATGAAGACCGGCGCGGTGATCGCCATTCAGGACATGGGGGCTGCGGGCCTTACCTGCTCGGCCGTTGAAATGGGCGCCAAGGGCAACCTCGGTATCGATCTGGACCTCGACAAGGTGCCAAATCGTGAGGAGAACATGACCCCTTACGAGATGATGCTCTCCGAATCCCAGGAACGCATGCTGATGGTGCTGCATCCTGAAAAGCGCGAAGCAGCCGAAGCCGTGTTCCGCAAGTGGGAGCTGGACTTTGCCGAATGCGGCATGACCACCGACACCCTGCGGTTCCGCATTTTCCATCAGGGCGAAATGGTTGCCGACCTGCCGATCAAGGAACTGGGCGACGAAGCACCGGAATATGATCGTCCGTGGGTCGAAACACCGAAGGCTGCCAAGCTGGACAATGCCACCGTTGAAGCGCCAAAGGATCTTCTGGAAAGCCTCGTGGCGATGGTTGGTTGCAAGAACCTGAGTTCTCGCCGTTGGGTCTGGGAACAGTATGACACGATGATTCAGGGCAACACCAGACAGCGTCCGGGTGGCGATGCCGGTGTGATCCGCGTTGACGGCAGCACCAAGGGCCTCGCCTTCACGGTTGACGTGACCCCGCGCTACTGCAAGGCAGATCCGTTCGAAGGGGGCAAGCAGGCCGTAGCCGAGGCATGGCGCAACCTCAACGCCGTTGGCGCCGAGCCATTGGCCACCACCGACAACCTCAACTTCGGCAACCCCGAAAAGCCGGAAATCATGGGCCAGTTCGTTGGCTGCATCAAGGGCGTGGGCGCAGCCTGCGAAGCCCTCGACATGCCGATCGTCTCGGGCAACGTTTCGCTTTACAACGAAACCTCCGGCGAAGCCATTCTGCCAACCCCTGCCATCGGTGCCGTCGGCCTGCTACCAGACGTCATGGTGTCCGTCGGCAACGGCTTTGTCGCTGAGGGCGATGCCATCCTGCTGGTTGGCGGTCATGGCTCGGAAATGGGCCAGAGCAGCTATCTCAGCGAACTCTACGGTCGCGAGGAAGGGGCTCCTCCCCCGGTTGATCTCGCAGTCGAGAAAAAGCACGGCACCTTCGTTCGCCAAGCCATCCGCGCCGGTGAGATCAACGCCGCACACGACATTTCCGATGGTGGCCTTGGTGTTGCTGTCGCCGAAATGGCAATCCGTGCCGGTCTGGGCTGCACCATTGAACTGCCTTCCGAGGATACCCACATTGCTTTCTATGCAGAAGATCAGGCTCGTTACCTGATCACCTGTGACAAGGACGGGGTGGAAGCCCTGATCGCCAAGGCGAAAGCTGCAGGCGTTCCTCTGGAGCAGATTGGCTCGGTTGCTGGAGAAAAGCTGACAGTTGCCGGTCTGGGCTCTGTCGACGTGTCCACGCTGGCCACCGCCCATGAAAGCTGGTTCCCCGCTTACATGGCCCAATAA
- a CDS encoding phosphoribosylformylglycinamidine synthase-associated small membrane protein — MVENNGQMAANAPHQPVSSDAPETNTSPAPDTPMSGSETPYDHRQETAKAIRFMVIKAAVFILIPVIASVLAILILL; from the coding sequence ATGGTTGAGAACAACGGACAGATGGCTGCAAATGCCCCCCACCAGCCCGTTTCTTCAGATGCCCCCGAGACCAACACCTCCCCTGCGCCAGACACCCCAATGTCCGGCAGCGAGACACCCTATGATCACCGGCAGGAAACCGCAAAGGCGATCCGCTTCATGGTGATCAAGGCTGCCGTCTTCATTCTGATCCCGGTGATTGCCTCCGTACTGGCAATCCTCATCCTCTTGTAA
- a CDS encoding DUF1476 domain-containing protein — MTTFDNREAGYEAKFAHEQELQFKAIVRRNKLIGHWAASKLGISGEDAEQYASDMIRHSLKRTDDDDVVEKICQDFHAINLSYSEHRIRQKLSRFMSMALEEVSAGA; from the coding sequence ATGACCACGTTTGACAATCGGGAAGCTGGCTATGAGGCCAAATTTGCACATGAGCAGGAGTTGCAGTTCAAGGCTATTGTTCGACGCAACAAGTTGATCGGCCACTGGGCGGCAAGCAAGTTGGGCATTTCGGGGGAGGACGCCGAGCAATATGCCTCGGACATGATCCGGCACAGTCTGAAACGCACCGATGATGACGATGTCGTCGAGAAGATCTGTCAGGATTTCCATGCTATCAACCTGAGCTATTCCGAGCATCGCATCCGGCAGAAACTGAGCCGCTTCATGTCGATGGCTCTGGAAGAGGTTTCTGCGGGCGCATGA
- the grxD gene encoding Grx4 family monothiol glutaredoxin, producing the protein MSDIQAWIDNEVKSNEIVLFMKGTPTFPQCGFSGQVVQILDYLDVPYKGINVLENDDLRQGIKDYSNWPTIPQLYVKGEFVGGCDIIREMFQNQELQELLGSSKTVA; encoded by the coding sequence ATGAGCGATATCCAGGCCTGGATTGACAACGAGGTTAAATCCAACGAAATCGTGCTTTTCATGAAAGGCACGCCCACCTTCCCGCAGTGCGGCTTTTCCGGTCAGGTCGTCCAGATTCTGGACTATCTCGACGTGCCATACAAAGGCATCAACGTGCTGGAAAACGACGACCTGCGTCAGGGCATCAAGGACTATTCCAACTGGCCGACGATCCCTCAGCTCTATGTGAAGGGCGAATTCGTCGGCGGCTGCGACATCATCCGCGAGATGTTCCAGAACCAGGAATTGCAGGAACTGCTCGGTTCTTCCAAGACCGTGGCCTGA
- the rpsD gene encoding 30S ribosomal protein S4, which produces MTKRHSQKYKIDRRLGENIWGRPKSPVNRREYGPGQHGQRRKGKLSDFGLQLRAKQKLKGYYGNISEKQFLRIYKEANRLKGDTSENLIGLLESRLDAIVYRAKLVPTVFAARQFVSHGHLKVNGQRVNIPSYRCKVGDVIEVRDRSKQLAIILEATQMAERDVPDYIEADHNKLVVTFKALPQLADVPYPVVMEPNLVVEFYSR; this is translated from the coding sequence ATGACTAAGCGCCATTCTCAGAAATACAAAATTGACCGCCGTCTCGGCGAAAACATCTGGGGTCGTCCGAAGTCCCCGGTCAACCGCCGTGAATATGGCCCGGGCCAGCATGGTCAGCGCCGCAAGGGCAAGCTGTCTGACTTCGGTCTGCAGCTGCGTGCCAAGCAGAAGCTCAAGGGCTACTACGGCAACATCTCCGAGAAGCAGTTCCTGCGCATATACAAGGAAGCAAACCGTCTGAAAGGCGATACCTCGGAAAACCTGATCGGTCTGCTGGAATCCCGTCTGGATGCCATCGTATACCGCGCCAAGCTTGTTCCGACCGTGTTCGCTGCACGCCAGTTCGTCAGCCATGGTCACCTCAAGGTCAACGGCCAGCGCGTCAACATCCCGTCCTACCGCTGCAAGGTTGGCGATGTGATCGAAGTGCGTGATCGCTCCAAGCAGCTCGCCATCATTCTGGAAGCTACCCAGATGGCTGAGCGCGATGTTCCCGACTACATCGAAGCTGATCACAACAAGCTGGTTGTCACCTTCAAAGCCCTGCCGCAGCTGGCCGACGTGCCTTATCCTGTGGTCATGGAACCGAACCTGGTGGTCGAATTCTATTCCCGTTAA
- the purB gene encoding adenylosuccinate lyase, whose product MIPRYSRTEMTSIWSPETKFRIWFEIEAHACDALAKLGVIPESAAKTIWEKGGSATFDIDRIDEIERETKHDVIAFLTHLAEFIGPDSRFVHQGMTSSDVLDTCFNVQLTRATDLLLADIDALLAALKRRAMEHKNTVCIGRSHGIHAEPVTFGLKMAEAYAEFDRCKARLIAARNEISTCAISGAVGTFANIDPSVEEHVAEAMGLKPEPVSTQVIPRDRHAMFFATLGVVASSVERVATEIRHLQRTEVLEAEEFFSKGQKGSSAMPHKRNPVLTENLTGLSRIVRSAVTPALENVALWHERDISHSSVERMIGPDATVTLDFALVRLTSVIDKLLVYPERMVGNMDRLGGLVHSQRILLALTQAGSSREDAYRLVQRNAMKVWESYHHAGNAEVDFLTELLNDTDVRQYLSEDEIKSRFDLGYHTKNVDVIFKRVFGES is encoded by the coding sequence ATGATCCCTCGTTATTCCCGCACCGAGATGACCTCCATCTGGTCTCCGGAAACCAAGTTCCGCATCTGGTTCGAAATTGAAGCCCACGCCTGCGACGCGCTGGCCAAACTGGGCGTCATTCCCGAAAGCGCCGCCAAGACCATTTGGGAAAAGGGCGGTTCGGCCACCTTCGATATCGACCGCATCGACGAAATCGAACGCGAAACCAAGCATGACGTCATCGCCTTCCTCACCCATCTGGCCGAGTTTATCGGACCGGATTCCCGTTTCGTGCATCAGGGCATGACGTCTTCGGACGTTCTGGACACCTGCTTCAACGTCCAGCTGACCCGCGCAACCGACCTGCTGCTTGCCGACATTGACGCCCTGCTGGCCGCCCTCAAGCGCCGCGCCATGGAGCACAAGAACACCGTCTGTATCGGCCGCTCCCACGGCATTCACGCCGAGCCGGTCACCTTTGGTCTGAAGATGGCCGAAGCCTATGCCGAGTTCGATCGCTGCAAGGCCCGCCTCATCGCAGCCCGTAACGAGATTTCCACCTGCGCCATTTCTGGCGCGGTTGGTACCTTTGCCAACATCGACCCGAGCGTTGAAGAGCATGTGGCAGAAGCCATGGGCCTGAAGCCGGAGCCGGTCTCCACCCAGGTCATCCCGCGTGACCGTCACGCCATGTTCTTTGCAACCCTTGGCGTTGTCGCTTCTTCCGTCGAGCGCGTGGCAACCGAAATCCGCCACCTGCAGCGCACCGAAGTTCTGGAAGCCGAGGAATTCTTCTCCAAGGGCCAGAAAGGCTCTTCGGCCATGCCGCACAAGCGCAACCCGGTTCTGACCGAAAACCTCACCGGCCTGTCGCGCATCGTCCGCTCGGCCGTGACCCCGGCACTGGAAAACGTCGCCCTCTGGCATGAACGCGATATCTCCCACTCCTCCGTTGAACGGATGATCGGCCCGGACGCCACTGTCACCCTCGACTTCGCTCTGGTCCGTCTGACCAGCGTCATCGACAAGCTGCTGGTCTATCCGGAACGCATGGTCGGCAACATGGATCGCCTTGGCGGTCTCGTCCATTCCCAGCGCATCCTGCTGGCTCTGACACAGGCTGGCTCTTCCCGTGAAGATGCCTATCGCCTCGTTCAGCGCAACGCCATGAAGGTCTGGGAAAGCTACCACCATGCAGGCAACGCAGAGGTCGATTTCCTCACCGAGCTCTTGAATGACACCGATGTGCGCCAATATCTGTCAGAAGATGAAATCAAGAGTCGCTTCGATCTGGGCTATCACACCAAGAATGTAGATGTGATCTTCAAGCGTGTCTTCGGCGAAAGCTGA
- the purS gene encoding phosphoribosylformylglycinamidine synthase subunit PurS, protein MKARVTVTLKTGVLDPQGKAIEGALGALGFDGIGSVRQGKVIDIELSETDKTAAEAKLADMCEKLLANTVIENYHIDIL, encoded by the coding sequence ATGAAAGCACGCGTCACCGTCACACTGAAAACCGGCGTTCTCGACCCTCAGGGCAAGGCCATCGAAGGCGCTCTTGGTGCACTGGGATTTGACGGCATTGGCTCTGTTCGTCAGGGCAAGGTGATCGACATCGAGCTCAGCGAAACCGACAAGACCGCTGCTGAAGCCAAACTGGCCGACATGTGCGAGAAGCTGCTGGCCAACACTGTCATCGAGAACTATCACATCGACATTCTCTGA
- the murI gene encoding glutamate racemase: MVRKKDPNILVFDSGFGGLSVLSALTATLPFANYMFLADDARFPYGDLSDEELIEGLIALIENTCMDTMPDLLVIACNTASTVALTALRARFFFPIVGIVPAIKPAAHATRTGHFAVIATPGTIRRSYTRDLIRDYASGCVVDLVACNQLARLAEAYLLEGDRNEAAVYEEVRSVFEGGQGDDVDVIVLGCTHYPLLLPVLQAVAPRPVLWIDPAHAVARRVMHLLEQEWQDCLAGATPALVEARSRIRFMATGGEALRLSRAWQALVEEKADQASSCGTNS, encoded by the coding sequence ATGGTCAGGAAGAAAGACCCCAATATTCTGGTTTTTGACTCCGGCTTTGGAGGGCTTTCAGTGTTGTCGGCCCTTACGGCCACGCTGCCATTTGCCAACTACATGTTTTTGGCGGATGATGCGCGCTTTCCCTACGGGGATCTCTCCGACGAGGAACTTATCGAGGGGTTGATTGCCCTGATCGAGAACACCTGTATGGACACCATGCCGGATCTGCTGGTGATTGCCTGCAATACGGCCTCCACGGTGGCGTTGACGGCGTTGCGGGCCCGCTTCTTCTTTCCCATCGTTGGCATCGTTCCGGCCATCAAGCCGGCTGCCCATGCGACACGAACCGGCCACTTTGCTGTCATCGCTACGCCAGGAACCATCCGACGCTCCTACACGCGCGATCTGATCCGGGACTATGCCTCGGGCTGTGTGGTTGATCTGGTCGCCTGCAATCAACTGGCGCGGCTGGCGGAAGCCTATCTGCTGGAAGGGGATCGCAACGAAGCGGCGGTGTATGAAGAGGTGCGCTCGGTCTTTGAAGGCGGACAGGGGGATGATGTTGACGTCATCGTGCTCGGCTGTACCCACTATCCACTATTGTTGCCGGTGCTGCAGGCTGTTGCACCGCGTCCGGTGTTGTGGATCGACCCGGCCCATGCGGTGGCCCGCCGGGTGATGCATCTGCTTGAGCAGGAGTGGCAGGACTGTCTGGCCGGCGCCACTCCGGCACTGGTCGAGGCAAGGAGCCGCATTCGCTTTATGGCAACGGGGGGCGAAGCGCTGCGGTTGAGCCGGGCCTGGCAGGCTCTGGTTGAGGAAAAAGCCGATCAGGCGTCGTCTTGTGGAACAAATTCGTGA
- the purQ gene encoding phosphoribosylformylglycinamidine synthase subunit PurQ — protein sequence MKTAILVFPGTNREHDMAAAVRSVSGKDPMMVWHAETEIPQADLIILPGGFSYGDYLRSGAIAARSPIVADLLDKAKQGVRILGVCNGFQILTETGILPGALMRNAGLTFICKETKLRIERDDTIFTSAYKKGQVMRCPVAHHDGNFFADDDTLKMLEDDGRVLFRYCDAAGQATPEANINGSRNNIAGIMNARGTILGMMPHPENLIEDLHGGLDGRGLFESLLEKVA from the coding sequence ATGAAAACTGCGATCCTCGTATTCCCCGGAACCAACCGTGAGCATGACATGGCCGCTGCCGTGCGCTCCGTTTCCGGCAAGGACCCGATGATGGTCTGGCATGCCGAGACCGAAATCCCTCAAGCCGATCTGATCATTCTGCCCGGCGGTTTTTCCTATGGTGACTATCTGCGTTCCGGCGCCATCGCCGCCCGTTCGCCGATCGTTGCCGACCTTCTGGACAAAGCCAAGCAGGGCGTGCGCATTCTGGGCGTCTGCAACGGCTTCCAGATCCTCACGGAAACCGGCATCCTGCCCGGCGCCCTGATGCGCAATGCTGGTCTCACCTTCATCTGCAAGGAAACCAAGCTGCGCATCGAGCGGGACGACACGATCTTCACCTCTGCCTACAAGAAGGGTCAGGTGATGCGCTGCCCGGTTGCCCATCATGACGGCAACTTCTTTGCCGATGACGACACCCTGAAGATGCTGGAAGACGATGGCCGCGTCCTGTTCCGCTACTGCGATGCAGCGGGGCAAGCAACGCCAGAAGCCAACATCAACGGTTCGCGCAACAATATCGCTGGCATCATGAATGCCCGTGGCACCATCCTCGGCATGATGCCGCATCCCGAAAACCTCATTGAAGACCTGCACGGTGGCCTTGACGGTCGCGGCCTGTTTGAAAGCCTGTTGGAGAAGGTGGCATGA
- a CDS encoding aldolase/citrate lyase family protein, whose translation MTEPFTSFSLALARAKAEGHPLYSAWSLFADVLVARAVASGPFDAVLIDAQHGHMDFAAAQAMTAAIHHAGKAPLLRIPVGDFAFVSRALDFGVQGIVAPMINTAAEAQALVNAAKYTPVGERSFGPFGACSLYGTDAANYAAKADGACLVFAMVETERALANLDDILAVEGLDGVFVGPADLSLTLMKGERVDMDCEMSNQAYKHIADKAAEVGKFSGIYAFSVDYAKRYAGFGFNLIAVGSDSGYLAAGMQQVAADLKG comes from the coding sequence ATGACCGAGCCATTTACTTCCTTTTCTCTTGCACTTGCCCGTGCCAAGGCTGAAGGCCACCCCCTTTACAGTGCCTGGAGCCTTTTTGCCGATGTGCTGGTCGCTCGTGCCGTGGCCAGTGGCCCGTTTGACGCGGTTCTGATCGACGCCCAGCACGGGCATATGGATTTCGCTGCGGCGCAAGCGATGACCGCAGCCATCCATCATGCCGGCAAGGCGCCGCTGCTGCGCATTCCCGTCGGCGACTTCGCCTTCGTCTCACGGGCTCTGGATTTCGGAGTGCAGGGCATCGTGGCTCCGATGATCAACACTGCCGCCGAGGCGCAGGCTCTGGTCAATGCAGCCAAATACACGCCAGTCGGTGAGCGCAGCTTCGGGCCGTTCGGTGCCTGTTCGCTCTATGGAACCGATGCTGCCAACTATGCTGCCAAGGCCGATGGCGCCTGCCTCGTCTTTGCCATGGTGGAAACCGAGCGGGCGCTGGCCAATCTTGATGACATTCTGGCGGTCGAAGGGCTTGATGGCGTGTTTGTCGGTCCGGCCGACCTGTCTCTGACGCTGATGAAGGGCGAGCGGGTTGACATGGATTGCGAGATGTCCAACCAGGCCTACAAGCACATTGCCGACAAGGCGGCTGAGGTTGGCAAATTCTCGGGGATCTATGCCTTCAGCGTGGACTATGCCAAGCGCTATGCAGGGTTCGGCTTCAACCTGATTGCCGTGGGCAGTGACAGCGGCTATCTGGCGGCGGGCATGCAGCAGGTGGCGGCCGATCTCAAGGGCTAG
- the ttcA gene encoding tRNA 2-thiocytidine(32) synthetase TtcA gives MFRDAPSSVSFKKLRKRLLRNVRAAIEDYNMQTKGQKWLVCLSGGKDSYGLLAILLDLKWRGLLDVELLACNLDQAQPGFPSDVLPRFFKQHDIPHHIERQDTYSIVKDKIPEGNTYCSLCSRLRRGNLYRIAREHGCDAVILGHHRDDILETFFLNLLHGGRLATMPPKLKNEEGDLMLFRPLAYCEEKDLAKFAELMQFPIIPCDLCGSQDGLQRQEVKAMLQGFEAQHKGRTQVMFRALSNIRPSHMLDTKLFDFQGLSLEDDRAGDDSDDAEGCAAVSALSSSFLQMHEG, from the coding sequence ATGTTTCGGGATGCGCCAAGTTCCGTGTCCTTCAAGAAGCTGCGCAAGCGGCTGCTGCGCAATGTGCGTGCGGCTATTGAAGATTACAACATGCAGACCAAGGGGCAGAAGTGGCTTGTCTGTCTTTCTGGCGGCAAGGACTCCTATGGGCTTCTGGCCATTCTGCTGGATCTGAAATGGCGCGGGTTGCTTGATGTCGAGCTGCTTGCCTGCAACCTTGATCAGGCGCAGCCGGGGTTCCCGTCCGATGTACTGCCGCGCTTCTTCAAGCAGCATGACATCCCCCATCATATCGAGCGGCAGGACACCTATTCCATCGTCAAGGACAAGATCCCGGAGGGGAACACCTATTGTTCTCTCTGCTCGCGTCTCAGACGTGGCAACCTCTATCGCATTGCGCGGGAACATGGCTGCGACGCGGTCATTCTGGGCCATCATCGCGACGACATTCTGGAGACCTTCTTCCTCAACCTGCTGCATGGTGGTCGTCTGGCAACCATGCCGCCCAAGCTGAAGAACGAGGAAGGTGACCTGATGCTGTTCCGCCCGCTCGCCTATTGCGAGGAAAAGGATCTGGCCAAGTTTGCGGAGCTGATGCAGTTTCCGATCATTCCATGCGACCTGTGTGGCTCGCAAGACGGGTTGCAGCGTCAGGAAGTGAAGGCCATGCTGCAGGGCTTTGAGGCCCAGCACAAGGGGCGCACTCAGGTGATGTTCCGGGCGCTGTCGAATATCCGTCCGTCCCACATGCTGGACACCAAGCTGTTTGATTTTCAGGGCTTGTCGCTGGAGGATGACCGGGCAGGGGATGACAGCGACGATGCGGAAGGCTGTGCTGCCGTTTCAGCCCTGTCGAGCAGTTTCCTGCAGATGCACGAAGGCTAA
- the purC gene encoding phosphoribosylaminoimidazolesuccinocarboxamide synthase has product MNRRRRIYEGKAKILYEGPEPGTLVCHFKDDATAFNAKKHEIIDGKGVLNNRISEFIFTALNDLGIQTHFIKRLNMREQLIKEVEIIPLEVIVRNVAAGSIAKRLGIEEGTQLPRSVIEFCYKMDSLDDPMVSEEHITAFGWASPQEIDDIMALAIRINDFLCGMFRAVGIRLVDFKIECGRYFEGDTMRVILADEISPDSCRLWDINTNDKMDKDRFRRDMGGMIEAYQEVAKRLGIMIETTPERKGPGPVLVK; this is encoded by the coding sequence ATGAATCGTCGTCGCAGGATCTACGAAGGAAAGGCCAAAATTCTTTATGAAGGCCCGGAACCAGGAACCCTTGTTTGCCATTTCAAGGACGATGCCACCGCTTTCAACGCCAAGAAGCACGAGATCATCGACGGCAAGGGCGTGTTGAACAACCGCATCTCCGAGTTCATTTTCACAGCCCTCAACGACCTCGGCATCCAGACCCACTTCATCAAGCGCCTCAACATGCGCGAGCAGCTGATCAAGGAAGTGGAAATCATTCCGCTTGAGGTCATCGTGCGCAACGTGGCCGCCGGTTCCATCGCCAAGCGTCTCGGCATCGAGGAAGGCACCCAGCTGCCACGCTCCGTCATCGAGTTCTGCTACAAGATGGACAGCCTCGACGACCCGATGGTCTCTGAAGAGCACATCACCGCATTCGGCTGGGCATCCCCGCAGGAAATCGATGACATCATGGCTCTTGCCATCCGCATCAACGACTTCCTCTGTGGCATGTTCCGCGCCGTCGGCATCCGCCTGGTCGACTTCAAGATCGAGTGTGGCCGCTATTTCGAGGGCGACACCATGCGGGTCATCCTGGCTGACGAGATCTCTCCTGACTCCTGCCGTCTTTGGGACATCAACACCAACGACAAGATGGACAAGGACCGCTTCCGCCGCGACATGGGCGGCATGATCGAAGCCTACCAGGAAGTTGCAAAGCGCCTCGGCATCATGATCGAGACCACCCCGGAACGTAAGGGCCCCGGCCCGGTTCTGGTCAAATAA
- a CDS encoding alpha/beta hydrolase has product MKASEADIFIIPGLDNSGPDHWQSRWEDKIRSARRIEQQDWANPQMESWVSKIIADVEQATRPAVLVAHSLGVVATVKAAAAIAPGIVRGAFLVGMPNVESDDHVPGHIRHFAPIPEEQLPFPSILVASRSDPYCAFETAEHFGRKWGSTFVDAGDTGHINEKSGQGPWPEGLMTFANFMTTLS; this is encoded by the coding sequence ATGAAGGCGTCTGAGGCAGACATTTTCATTATTCCCGGGCTGGACAACTCCGGCCCGGACCATTGGCAATCGCGCTGGGAAGACAAGATCCGGTCTGCCCGCCGTATCGAACAACAGGACTGGGCGAACCCGCAGATGGAAAGCTGGGTAAGCAAGATCATTGCCGATGTGGAACAGGCGACACGGCCAGCGGTGCTCGTGGCCCACTCCCTCGGTGTGGTCGCAACGGTCAAGGCGGCAGCAGCCATTGCACCGGGCATCGTCCGGGGTGCCTTTCTGGTGGGCATGCCGAATGTCGAGAGCGATGATCATGTCCCGGGCCATATCCGCCATTTCGCGCCGATCCCGGAAGAGCAACTGCCCTTCCCGTCGATTCTCGTGGCGTCCCGCAGCGACCCGTATTGTGCCTTCGAAACCGCCGAGCATTTCGGCAGGAAATGGGGATCGACCTTTGTTGATGCCGGCGACACCGGCCACATCAATGAGAAAAGCGGTCAGGGTCCGTGGCCGGAAGGCCTGATGACCTTCGCCAATTTCATGACCACACTGTCCTAG
- a CDS encoding BolA family transcriptional regulator encodes MPMDAREIETLIRESLPDAKVVIRDLAGDGDHFAAEVVSESFRGKSRVQQHQLVYEALKGNMGGALHALALQTSVPD; translated from the coding sequence ATGCCAATGGACGCACGCGAAATCGAAACCCTGATCAGAGAGTCTTTGCCGGATGCCAAGGTTGTCATCCGCGATCTTGCAGGAGATGGCGATCATTTCGCCGCTGAAGTCGTCTCAGAGAGCTTCAGGGGAAAGTCTCGCGTCCAGCAGCATCAGCTGGTTTATGAAGCCCTGAAAGGCAACATGGGCGGCGCTTTGCATGCTCTGGCGTTGCAGACGTCTGTGCCCGACTAG